A stretch of Longimicrobium sp. DNA encodes these proteins:
- a CDS encoding alpha/beta hydrolase — MTRTRALALLAAGMAIGGGAVALAGPHRPPPLPAAASRPARAAAWRDPSPHTARMVRTAPGVRLEVLDWGGDGPPLVLLAGSGNTAHVFDGFAPRFTRGFHVVGITRRGFGASCCPAGGYDSPTLAADVVAVLDSLGIARASFAAHSFGGSELNWLAVHAPERVERLVYLDAGVDFAELFAGPEWLNGPFPRPSFEGFRNVPADVTRWLRAFAGPGYPESEVRATSRVEPDGTLGATLRVDSADQKLRGGARRAEFKRIRAPVLAIYAAPRTAGEKYPWMAELDDEKRAVTERRFAVEERILARQRERFRREVPHVTVVEVAGGRHYIFLTHPGVVEERMRRFLSHR, encoded by the coding sequence GTGACGAGGACGCGCGCGCTCGCCCTCCTCGCCGCGGGGATGGCGATCGGCGGCGGCGCCGTGGCGCTCGCGGGGCCGCATCGTCCTCCCCCTCTCCCGGCCGCCGCGTCCCGTCCCGCGCGGGCGGCCGCGTGGCGCGATCCGTCGCCGCACACCGCGCGGATGGTGCGCACCGCGCCGGGCGTGCGGCTGGAGGTGCTGGACTGGGGTGGAGATGGGCCGCCGCTGGTGTTGCTGGCCGGCTCGGGGAACACGGCGCACGTGTTCGACGGCTTCGCGCCGCGGTTCACGCGCGGCTTTCACGTCGTCGGCATCACGCGGCGCGGGTTCGGCGCATCGTGCTGCCCGGCGGGGGGATACGACTCGCCCACGCTGGCGGCCGACGTCGTCGCGGTGCTGGACTCGCTGGGGATCGCGCGGGCGTCGTTCGCGGCGCACTCGTTCGGCGGCAGCGAGCTGAACTGGCTGGCGGTGCACGCGCCGGAGCGCGTGGAGCGGCTGGTGTATCTCGACGCGGGCGTGGACTTCGCGGAACTGTTCGCCGGGCCGGAATGGCTGAACGGTCCCTTCCCGCGCCCCTCGTTCGAGGGCTTCCGCAACGTCCCCGCCGACGTGACGCGGTGGCTGCGGGCCTTCGCGGGGCCGGGCTACCCCGAGTCCGAGGTGCGCGCCACCAGCCGCGTCGAGCCGGACGGCACCCTGGGCGCGACGCTGCGGGTCGACTCCGCCGACCAGAAGCTGCGGGGCGGCGCCCGGCGTGCCGAATTCAAGCGGATTCGCGCGCCGGTGCTCGCCATCTACGCCGCGCCGCGCACCGCCGGGGAGAAGTATCCGTGGATGGCGGAGCTGGACGACGAGAAGCGCGCCGTCACGGAGCGGCGCTTCGCCGTCGAGGAACGCATCCTGGCCCGCCAGCGCGAGCGCTTCCGCCGCGAGGTGCCGCACGTCACGGTGGTCGAGGTCGCGGGCGGGCGGCACTACATCTTCCTCACCCATCCGGGGGTCGTGGAGGAGCGGATGCGCCGGTTCCTCTCGCACCGCTGA
- the mobB gene encoding molybdopterin-guanine dinucleotide biosynthesis protein B produces MPEIPPAVCIVGKKNSGKTTLAVALAAELRRRGRRIATIKHGHHAFETDQPGRDSWRHFNEGQAEATIMAGTGKIALVMRTGDEPDPERLISEFYAGRGYDLVLIEGWKHGALPKIEIFRRAVHDRPVQDAGDAHAAARFVAIVTDDAELRAGCPVIALGADGAHVARVADLIEARFLGGGRDAG; encoded by the coding sequence ATGCCTGAGATCCCGCCCGCCGTCTGCATCGTGGGGAAGAAGAACAGCGGGAAGACCACGCTGGCGGTGGCGCTCGCGGCCGAGCTGCGGCGGCGCGGGCGGCGCATCGCCACCATCAAGCACGGCCATCACGCCTTCGAGACCGATCAGCCCGGCCGCGACAGCTGGCGCCACTTCAACGAGGGCCAGGCGGAGGCCACGATCATGGCCGGCACCGGCAAGATCGCGCTGGTGATGCGCACCGGCGACGAGCCGGATCCGGAACGGCTGATCTCCGAGTTCTACGCGGGCCGCGGCTACGACCTGGTGCTGATCGAGGGATGGAAGCACGGCGCGCTGCCGAAGATCGAGATCTTCCGCCGCGCCGTGCACGACCGTCCCGTCCAGGACGCGGGAGATGCGCACGCCGCCGCGCGCTTCGTCGCCATCGTGACCGACGACGCGGAACTGCGCGCCGGCTGCCCCGTGATCGCGCTCGGCGCGGACGGTGCGCACGTCGCCCGCGTCGCCGACCTCATCGAGGCGCGGTTCCTCGGCGGAGGCCGCGATGCCGGCTGA
- the mobA gene encoding molybdenum cofactor guanylyltransferase — protein MARLLAPDCAVRTRPPRRARGVPGPFRCAEGEGRINSLQQKHEVASRLPPGHSRGRLPESRPAAAASAFEQPRECNPAVREGGLRAVVAANSFAGGSRAAHKRTPRTGAILPPSADPVFQPLGAILAGGASRRFGSSKALAEVGGRRIVERVRDALAEAVRDVVLVANEPALFADLHLPTRGDRTPGLGAIGGIETALRWAMEMGRPGALCVACDMPFVSPALLREIATRAGSGDADAVVPESGGRRGFEPLCAWYSAACLPAVERALASGDRSLAALVDAVRAERIPLADVRRFGEPDVIFLNVNTPDDHRRALRIAENA, from the coding sequence ATCGCTCGTCTCCTTGCTCCTGATTGCGCCGTTCGCACTCGCCCACCCCGGCGCGCAAGAGGCGTTCCCGGTCCGTTCCGATGCGCGGAAGGGGAAGGGCGAATAAATTCGCTGCAACAAAAGCACGAAGTCGCTTCGCGACTGCCGCCCGGTCATTCGCGCGGGCGGCTGCCTGAATCGCGACCAGCCGCGGCTGCATCGGCGTTCGAACAACCGCGCGAATGCAATCCAGCAGTCCGCGAAGGCGGACTTCGGGCCGTTGTTGCCGCGAATTCATTCGCCGGGGGAAGCCGGGCTGCGCACAAACGCACCCCTCGCACTGGAGCCATTCTGCCGCCCTCTGCCGATCCCGTCTTCCAACCCCTCGGCGCCATCCTGGCCGGGGGGGCGAGCCGGCGCTTCGGCTCGTCCAAGGCGCTGGCGGAGGTGGGCGGGCGACGGATCGTGGAGCGGGTGCGGGACGCGCTGGCGGAGGCGGTGCGCGACGTGGTGCTGGTCGCGAACGAACCGGCGCTCTTCGCGGACCTCCATCTCCCCACGCGCGGCGACCGGACGCCGGGGCTCGGCGCGATCGGCGGCATCGAAACGGCGCTGCGCTGGGCGATGGAGATGGGGCGGCCGGGCGCGCTCTGCGTCGCGTGCGACATGCCGTTCGTCTCCCCCGCCCTGCTGCGCGAGATCGCCACGCGCGCCGGGTCTGGCGATGCGGACGCGGTGGTGCCGGAGAGCGGCGGGCGGCGCGGATTCGAGCCGCTGTGCGCGTGGTACTCCGCCGCCTGCCTCCCCGCCGTCGAGCGGGCGCTGGCGTCCGGCGACCGGTCGCTGGCGGCGCTGGTGGACGCGGTGCGCGCGGAGCGCATCCCCCTGGCCGACGTGCGGCGGTTCGGCGAGCCGGACGTCATCTTCCTGAACGTGAACACGCCCGACGACCACCGTCGCGCCCTCCGGATCGCCGAGAATGCCTGA
- a CDS encoding BON domain-containing protein: protein MAGYDDGFGGPRGGWRGRQGGPYDRGFRGPGGMPQGGRPGYGAYGGGDWGREYGAGSGQGRPMHGGGNFGGGTYGSGGAPSGRGWGGGEGGYRASGHGFGSGNRSAGTGLGSGGRSGGFGMGSGNRSGGFGAGSGNRSYSGGMSGGGTPGGWTYRAGMDRGAGEAWGGGRGEYGGAYEEYGGYPGGPVRGEYYGGGRPSQGRGYDAGFAREPFMPEEAYRRHPEYRQERHPRDWEAHQHEYGDDDLSDDEIREAVYDRMHADAWLEPGRIEVQVEDGVVTLTGEVDDFLKARYAWDDAWEADGVRGVVNNLTVRADEPNEEPHGDVVTQSGGDRTSPDDAGGMS, encoded by the coding sequence ATGGCGGGCTACGACGACGGTTTCGGCGGGCCGCGGGGCGGGTGGCGCGGGCGCCAGGGCGGACCCTACGATCGCGGCTTCCGCGGCCCCGGCGGGATGCCGCAGGGCGGCCGCCCCGGCTACGGCGCATACGGCGGCGGCGACTGGGGCCGCGAGTACGGCGCCGGAAGCGGCCAGGGGCGCCCGATGCACGGCGGCGGCAACTTCGGCGGCGGAACCTACGGCAGCGGCGGCGCGCCGTCCGGCCGCGGCTGGGGCGGCGGCGAGGGCGGCTACCGCGCGAGCGGTCACGGCTTCGGCAGCGGCAACCGTTCGGCTGGGACCGGGCTCGGCAGCGGCGGCCGCTCGGGCGGTTTCGGGATGGGAAGCGGAAACCGCTCCGGCGGCTTCGGGGCTGGCAGCGGAAACCGCTCGTATAGCGGCGGGATGAGCGGCGGCGGAACGCCGGGCGGATGGACGTACCGCGCGGGGATGGACCGCGGCGCGGGCGAGGCGTGGGGCGGCGGACGCGGCGAGTACGGCGGCGCATACGAGGAGTACGGGGGCTATCCCGGCGGCCCGGTGCGTGGCGAGTACTACGGCGGCGGGCGTCCGTCGCAGGGGCGGGGATACGACGCGGGGTTCGCGCGCGAGCCGTTCATGCCCGAGGAGGCGTATCGCCGCCACCCCGAGTACCGGCAGGAGCGGCACCCGCGCGACTGGGAGGCGCACCAGCACGAGTACGGCGACGACGACCTGAGCGACGACGAAATCCGCGAGGCCGTGTACGACCGCATGCACGCCGACGCGTGGCTGGAGCCCGGCCGCATCGAGGTGCAGGTGGAGGACGGCGTGGTCACGCTGACCGGCGAGGTGGACGACTTCCTGAAGGCGCGCTACGCCTGGGACGACGCGTGGGAGGCCGACGGCGTCCGCGGCGTGGTCAACAACCTCACCGTCCGCGCCGACGAGCCCAACGAGGAGCCCCACGGCGACGTGGTCACCCAATCCGGCGGCGACCGCACCAGCCCCGACGACGCTGGCGGGATGAGCTGA
- a CDS encoding potassium channel protein, whose product MPPDERRNRRKGSERQRRLGVVRAPSPRRVTRPPPMHRLRTSLEDPVRQFQASLLLLLAVMVSGTLGYHWIERLGWLDSAYMTVITVATVGFGEVRPLTPAGRVFTMGLILVGVGTGAWAATRAVEVMLGQTLWLSVQRRRMRQSLAGLRDHYVICGHGRLGTRIERDLRARGEPFVVIDWEEAIEETFLAENIPHVIGDATQDEVLRTAGVERARGLVSALDSDASNVLAVLSARGLNPELLIVARANSESSEPKLRRAGADRVVTPDAIGGHRLALALLRPAVHDLFNEIFSFGVQIAIDVGQITIEPQSPFAGQTVAGCDLRRVRNVSILAVREPGGGFVLNPDAERVVAPGETLIVIGPAEAVYELEAMYSGD is encoded by the coding sequence ATGCCGCCTGACGAACGCCGCAACCGCCGCAAGGGCTCGGAGCGCCAGCGCCGGCTGGGGGTGGTGCGCGCGCCCAGCCCGCGCCGCGTGACCCGGCCGCCGCCCATGCACCGGCTGCGGACCTCGCTCGAGGACCCGGTGCGGCAGTTCCAGGCGTCGCTCCTGCTGCTGCTGGCGGTGATGGTGTCGGGCACGCTGGGCTACCACTGGATCGAGCGGCTGGGGTGGCTGGACTCGGCGTACATGACGGTGATCACCGTGGCCACCGTGGGCTTCGGCGAGGTGCGGCCGCTGACGCCCGCCGGCCGCGTGTTCACGATGGGGCTGATCCTGGTCGGCGTGGGCACCGGCGCGTGGGCCGCCACGCGCGCGGTGGAGGTGATGCTGGGGCAGACGCTGTGGCTCTCGGTGCAGAGGAGGCGGATGAGACAGTCGCTCGCGGGGCTGCGCGACCATTACGTGATCTGCGGGCACGGCCGGCTGGGCACGCGCATCGAGCGCGACCTGCGCGCCCGCGGCGAGCCGTTCGTGGTGATCGACTGGGAAGAGGCGATCGAGGAGACCTTCCTGGCCGAGAACATCCCCCACGTGATCGGCGACGCCACGCAGGACGAGGTGCTGCGCACCGCCGGCGTGGAGCGCGCCCGCGGCCTGGTGTCGGCGCTGGACAGCGACGCCAGCAACGTCCTCGCGGTCCTCAGCGCGCGGGGGCTGAACCCCGAGCTGCTGATCGTGGCTCGCGCCAACAGCGAGTCCAGCGAGCCCAAGCTGCGCCGCGCCGGCGCCGACCGCGTGGTCACGCCCGACGCCATCGGCGGGCACCGGCTGGCTTTGGCGCTGCTGCGGCCCGCGGTGCACGACCTGTTCAACGAGATCTTCTCGTTCGGCGTGCAGATCGCCATCGACGTGGGGCAGATCACCATCGAGCCCCAATCGCCCTTCGCGGGGCAGACGGTGGCCGGGTGCGACCTGCGCCGCGTGCGCAACGTGAGCATCCTGGCGGTGCGCGAGCCCGGCGGCGGCTTCGTGCTGAACCCCGACGCCGAGCGCGTGGTGGCCCCCGGCGAGACGCTGATCGTGATTGGCCCCGCCGAGGCGGTGTACGAGCTGGAGGCGATGTACAGCGGGGACTGA
- the gpmI gene encoding 2,3-bisphosphoglycerate-independent phosphoglycerate mutase encodes MTDLAAGERPRVCFVILDGWGLREPAWDNAVAQANAPTWRHLWEEGDYPRARLTTHGPAVGLPAGQMGNSEVGHLNLGAGRVVMQSLQRISRAIETGEFRRNDAFLRLIRSVKERGATLHLMGLVGPGGVHAVDEHLLALCELAQQEAAPAIRIHLFLDGRDTPPSSAREFLTELSGRAGIGEKCRIATLMGRYWAMDRDHRWDRTQQAYRAMVYGEGIAITDPVQAVAAAYQAGETDEFVKPRVVVDADGRPIGPVRSGDGVIFFNFRADRARQMTRALADRAFDGFDRGAERPEVEVVTMTQYDEAFPLSAAFPPQPMDDILAEVLAAHGLKSFRTAETEKYPHVTFFFNGGVEEAPEGESRRLVSSPKVATYDLQPEMSAADVTAGLVEAIRSMEYDVLVCNYANPDMVGHTGSLEAAKKAVEAVDAGLAQVVAACRETGTTLIVSADHGNCEQMWDPETNGPHTAHTLNPVGIILLEPEDRRTATGLADGALCDVAPTMLGLIGVPQPEAMTGRDLRVLAPATSAESRRRAAAVGG; translated from the coding sequence GTGACCGATCTTGCGGCGGGGGAACGCCCCCGCGTCTGCTTCGTCATCCTCGACGGATGGGGGCTGCGCGAGCCCGCGTGGGACAACGCCGTGGCCCAGGCAAACGCGCCCACCTGGCGGCATCTGTGGGAAGAGGGGGATTATCCGCGGGCGCGATTGACCACGCACGGGCCCGCGGTGGGGCTTCCCGCGGGGCAGATGGGGAACAGCGAGGTCGGCCACCTGAACCTGGGCGCCGGCCGCGTGGTGATGCAGAGCCTGCAGCGCATCTCGCGCGCCATCGAGACCGGCGAGTTCCGCCGCAACGACGCCTTCCTGCGCCTGATCCGCAGCGTGAAGGAGCGCGGGGCCACGCTGCACCTGATGGGGCTGGTGGGCCCCGGCGGCGTGCACGCGGTGGACGAGCACCTGCTGGCCCTCTGCGAGCTGGCGCAGCAGGAGGCCGCGCCCGCCATCCGCATCCACCTCTTCCTGGACGGGCGCGACACCCCGCCCTCCAGCGCGCGCGAGTTCCTCACCGAGCTCTCCGGCCGCGCGGGGATCGGGGAGAAGTGCCGCATCGCCACGCTGATGGGGCGCTACTGGGCGATGGACCGCGACCACCGCTGGGACCGCACCCAGCAAGCCTACCGCGCGATGGTGTACGGCGAGGGGATCGCCATCACCGACCCCGTGCAGGCCGTGGCCGCCGCGTACCAGGCGGGCGAGACCGACGAGTTCGTGAAGCCGCGCGTGGTCGTCGACGCCGACGGCAGGCCCATCGGCCCGGTGCGGAGCGGCGACGGCGTCATCTTCTTCAACTTCCGCGCGGACCGGGCGCGGCAGATGACGCGCGCGCTGGCCGACCGGGCGTTCGACGGTTTCGACCGCGGGGCGGAGCGGCCCGAGGTGGAGGTCGTCACCATGACGCAGTACGACGAGGCGTTTCCCCTCTCCGCCGCCTTCCCGCCGCAGCCGATGGACGACATCCTGGCCGAGGTGCTGGCGGCGCACGGGCTGAAGAGCTTCCGCACCGCCGAGACGGAGAAGTACCCGCACGTCACCTTCTTCTTCAACGGCGGGGTCGAGGAAGCGCCGGAGGGGGAATCGCGCCGCCTGGTCTCCTCGCCGAAGGTGGCCACGTACGACCTGCAGCCGGAGATGAGCGCCGCCGACGTCACCGCGGGCCTCGTCGAGGCGATCCGGTCGATGGAGTACGACGTGCTGGTCTGCAACTACGCCAACCCCGACATGGTGGGCCACACCGGCTCGCTCGAGGCGGCGAAGAAGGCGGTCGAGGCGGTGGATGCCGGGCTGGCGCAGGTCGTGGCCGCCTGCCGCGAGACGGGGACCACGCTCATCGTCTCCGCCGACCACGGCAACTGCGAGCAGATGTGGGACCCGGAGACCAACGGCCCCCACACCGCGCACACGCTGAACCCCGTGGGCATCATCCTCCTGGAGCCGGAAGATCGCAGGACGGCGACGGGATTGGCGGACGGCGCCCTCTGCGACGTCGCCCCGACCATGCTGGGCCTGATCGGCGTCCCCCAGCCCGAGGCGATGACCGGGCGCGACCTGCGCGTGCTGGCCCCCGCGACCAGCGCGGAATCGCGGCGGCGCGCGGCCGCGGTGGGCGGGTGA
- a CDS encoding BON domain-containing protein, with protein MLGDFGTYDFSTMTDDEIYDLVVQHLGEYPELDMGWIDVTVRNGHVTLSGRVSSDGEAQVAEKGVVDVLGLDEQSFTNDLVVDELHRGEMPEAADDAVAQDLDTDDQLGSPAWDQSDTAQHLVEDLDAQAYGTHDASQAIEEGATYEPPDHPVADGYGNREAH; from the coding sequence ATGCTGGGCGACTTCGGAACGTACGACTTCTCCACCATGACCGACGACGAGATCTACGACCTCGTCGTGCAGCACCTGGGCGAGTACCCCGAGCTGGACATGGGGTGGATCGACGTGACGGTGCGCAACGGCCACGTGACGCTTTCCGGCCGCGTGTCGAGCGACGGCGAGGCGCAGGTGGCCGAAAAGGGCGTGGTGGACGTGCTGGGGCTGGACGAGCAGAGCTTCACCAACGACCTGGTGGTCGACGAGCTGCACCGCGGCGAGATGCCCGAGGCGGCCGACGACGCGGTGGCGCAGGACCTGGACACCGACGACCAGCTGGGCTCCCCGGCGTGGGACCAGTCCGACACCGCGCAGCACCTGGTGGAGGACCTGGACGCGCAGGCCTACGGCACCCACGACGCGAGCCAGGCCATCGAGGAGGGCGCCACCTACGAGCCGCCCGACCACCCGGTGGCGGACGGATACGGGAATCGGGAAGCGCACTGA
- the glp gene encoding gephyrin-like molybdotransferase Glp: MPADRADWLSPADALRRIVDGVRPIGIEARPLLDALGHILAEEVASPVELPPWDNSAMDGFAVRAADVRGATRDRPAVLRVVDDIAAGGFPARALADGEAARIMTGAPVPAGADGVVRVEHTDGGVGIGSADARVAIFSDADAGKNVRPRGEDVRAGQTVLAAGTTLRAPHLAVAAAVGRARLRVHRRPVVAVVTSGDELVDLDRFDEVRAGRKIVSSNSYALAAQLAESGIEARVPGIARDTHDSLREMVEAARGCDALVTSAGISVGEHDHVRAVMREMDTRVEFWRVRIKPGSALAFGHVGALGGIPWFGLPGNPVSTMVTFELFVRPALLRMCGRTRIYQRVVRAVARDPISARGELLQIPRLKIEMEDGTAYVRLTGAQGSGIGTSMATADALGIIPAGSELRPGDAVRAVVLGGEPLAEVAYFGE, from the coding sequence ATGCCGGCTGACCGCGCGGACTGGCTCTCCCCCGCCGACGCGCTGCGGCGGATCGTCGATGGCGTGCGGCCAATCGGCATCGAGGCGCGCCCGCTGCTGGACGCGCTGGGCCACATCCTCGCGGAGGAGGTCGCATCTCCCGTCGAATTGCCGCCGTGGGACAACTCCGCGATGGACGGGTTCGCGGTGCGCGCAGCCGACGTCCGCGGCGCCACGCGCGATCGCCCCGCCGTCCTCCGCGTGGTCGACGACATCGCCGCGGGCGGCTTTCCGGCGCGCGCGCTCGCGGATGGCGAGGCGGCGCGGATCATGACCGGAGCGCCCGTCCCCGCCGGCGCGGACGGCGTGGTGCGCGTGGAGCACACGGACGGGGGGGTGGGGATCGGGTCGGCGGACGCGCGCGTCGCCATCTTCTCCGACGCGGACGCGGGAAAGAACGTGCGCCCGCGCGGCGAGGACGTCCGCGCCGGGCAGACGGTGCTCGCGGCGGGGACGACCCTGCGCGCGCCGCACCTGGCCGTGGCCGCGGCGGTGGGGCGGGCGCGGCTGCGGGTGCATCGCCGCCCCGTCGTCGCCGTCGTCACCTCGGGCGACGAGCTGGTGGACCTGGACCGCTTCGACGAGGTGCGCGCCGGGCGCAAGATCGTCTCCAGCAACAGCTACGCGCTGGCCGCGCAGCTCGCGGAGAGCGGGATCGAGGCGCGCGTCCCCGGCATCGCGCGCGACACGCACGACAGCCTGCGCGAGATGGTGGAGGCCGCGCGCGGGTGCGACGCGCTGGTCACCAGCGCGGGGATCAGCGTGGGCGAGCACGACCACGTCCGCGCGGTGATGCGCGAGATGGACACGCGCGTGGAGTTCTGGCGCGTGCGCATCAAGCCGGGCTCGGCGCTGGCGTTCGGGCACGTGGGCGCGCTGGGCGGCATCCCGTGGTTCGGCCTCCCCGGCAACCCCGTGTCGACGATGGTGACGTTCGAGCTGTTCGTGCGCCCCGCGCTGCTGCGGATGTGCGGCCGCACCCGCATCTACCAACGGGTCGTCCGCGCCGTCGCCCGCGACCCCATCAGCGCGCGCGGCGAGCTCCTCCAGATCCCCCGATTGAAGATCGAGATGGAGGATGGCACCGCGTACGTGCGGCTGACGGGCGCGCAGGGCTCCGGCATCGGCACCTCGATGGCCACCGCGGACGCGCTGGGGATCATCCCCGCCGGCTCCGAGCTGCGGCCGGGGGATGCGGTGCGCGCGGTGGTTCTGGGCGGCGAGCCGCTGGCGGAGGTGGCGTACTTCGGGGAGTGA